The DNA sequence CCACGTATAAACAGGTAATACTTTTATTTGGTATTCATAAGTTTTATCTTTGCTTAATATGTTCATTTTATATCTTGTAATCATTGTGTGTCCTTTAATTTTTAGGTGTTATTTTTTGGCAATTGATAGCTCTAATTTCAAAAGTAACTTTTTCTGCTTCTGCTGAGTAACTTCTTGATGGTTCTTCAGTAAATACAGCACAGTTACTGATTATTTTTGTTGTTATCCTATCATTAAATACCAAATCCATCATTTTATCTTCTTTACTTACATTCATGTTGTAAAATTGGTCATCAGAGATTTGAGTTAGTAATATGTAATCATGACTACCAAGTGTTACTTCAATACTAAATATATAAGTAATGGTTTTGGGATCTCGAAGACTGATAACAGGCATTCCTCTATCTTCATTACTAATTACTGCTCTAGTTGTAGGTTCACTTGTAAGTTCTAATTTTCCACTATTAATTTGTCTTCCCGAGATAGAGAGATAAACTTCCTTTAAATCATATAATCCCATATCTCCTCCTTAATTTTCGAGTTTATTTAAGTAATCAGTTATATCTTTGGTTGTAATAATGAAAGAGAGAGAGT is a window from the Borrelia puertoricensis genome containing:
- a CDS encoding DUF1463 family protein, which encodes MGLYDLKEVYLSISGRQINSGKLELTSEPTTRAVISNEDRGMPVISLRDPKTITYIFSIEVTLGSHDYILLTQISDDQFYNMNVSKEDKMMDLVFNDRITTKIISNCAVFTEEPSRSYSAEAEKVTFEIRAINCQKITPKN